Proteins found in one Sporosarcina jeotgali genomic segment:
- a CDS encoding ECF transporter S component, with product MNSKKLRVMILVAILGSISTVLMQFNFPLPALPGFLKIDFSEIPAVLAVMTLGPVAGILVELLKNVLHWFLSGSPTGVPVGEIANFVTGILFIMPIYFIFNKFRNSRGLTAGLISGTISMAVGMSLLNYLVFLPAYTYFLNAPPVTGDGLYKMIVLGILPFNLIKGAILMAISLLLFKSMQNWISQQHRKLSV from the coding sequence ATGAACAGCAAGAAATTACGGGTGATGATTTTAGTCGCAATTCTAGGCAGCATTTCAACAGTTCTTATGCAGTTTAACTTCCCGCTGCCTGCACTTCCAGGATTTCTAAAGATTGACTTCAGTGAAATTCCCGCAGTATTGGCGGTAATGACACTCGGACCGGTCGCAGGGATTCTTGTGGAGCTATTGAAGAATGTTCTACATTGGTTTTTATCAGGAAGTCCTACTGGGGTACCAGTTGGGGAAATCGCGAACTTTGTAACAGGCATCTTATTCATCATGCCGATTTATTTTATCTTCAACAAATTCCGTAACTCTCGCGGCTTAACTGCAGGGCTTATATCGGGTACAATTTCCATGGCGGTTGGCATGAGTCTCTTAAATTATTTAGTCTTCTTGCCAGCGTACACTTATTTCTTAAATGCACCGCCAGTAACAGGAGACGGACTTTACAAAATGATTGTCTTAGGAATCTTGCCGTTCAACCTTATTAAAGGTGCAATTCTAATGGCGATTTCACTGCTTTTGTTTAAGAGTATGCAAAATTGGATTTCTCAGCAGCATCGTAAATTATCAGTGTGA
- a CDS encoding ferredoxin — MSTRKFTIVDQDTCIACGACGAAAPDIYDYDDEGIAFVILDDNTGNTEVPEELLEDLEDAFDGCPTDSIKIADDPFEGDPLKYED, encoded by the coding sequence ATGTCTACTCGAAAGTTTACGATTGTAGATCAGGACACATGTATCGCTTGTGGAGCTTGCGGAGCTGCAGCGCCTGATATTTATGATTATGATGATGAAGGAATTGCGTTTGTTATCCTCGATGATAACACGGGAAATACTGAAGTTCCAGAAGAACTGCTGGAGGACCTTGAAGATGCATTTGATGGATGTCCCACAGACTCCATTAAAATTGCTGATGATCCATTCGAAGGCGATCCACTTAAATATGAAGACTAA
- a CDS encoding helix-turn-helix domain-containing protein — MKLSSIILKIAEKMDGQRSLNASLHVLRGKRSGQTLQDVDYFSVKPYFSILPKLSESTFTEAITSLQRSELINETEGLVTVTEKGRQLAKELREYHFDGWQYRGREEIFFLRLVLLVQTLSQLRNSQNSFYPITNDRKIQQFVKKVLRSLQDTRQNSARSFAEELILAVEMTGISDLQASLLTHRLTGAEATGWTWEQLEECTREDADSLQLEFLEAIHRLITVSECEKAEETLPILNQLAGGIRIESPLTDSTAITKRLFDQGLPMEEIALIRRLKVNTIEDHITEIATNDDNFPILRFVDQADIEAVQQEIKKNDVKRLRVLKEKFPHLSYFQLRLILSTTKGELV, encoded by the coding sequence GTGAAGTTGAGTTCAATAATTTTAAAGATCGCTGAAAAAATGGATGGGCAAAGGTCTTTAAATGCAAGTTTACATGTCTTGCGTGGAAAACGATCTGGGCAAACCCTTCAAGATGTAGATTATTTTTCAGTGAAACCGTACTTTTCAATTCTACCTAAACTGTCCGAATCCACTTTTACAGAAGCGATTACCTCCCTTCAGCGTTCGGAATTGATCAATGAAACAGAGGGGCTTGTCACTGTCACGGAAAAAGGAAGGCAACTAGCCAAAGAGTTACGGGAATATCACTTTGATGGCTGGCAATATCGAGGCCGGGAAGAAATCTTCTTTTTGCGATTGGTTTTACTCGTACAAACCCTATCCCAGTTACGAAACTCTCAAAATTCCTTTTATCCGATCACGAATGATCGGAAAATCCAGCAGTTTGTGAAAAAGGTATTACGAAGTCTGCAGGACACACGTCAAAATAGCGCGCGTTCATTCGCAGAGGAGCTGATACTTGCGGTGGAAATGACGGGAATATCCGACCTGCAAGCATCTTTGCTTACTCACCGTTTAACTGGTGCAGAAGCAACAGGATGGACGTGGGAACAGCTTGAGGAATGTACAAGGGAAGACGCCGATAGTTTACAACTGGAATTTCTAGAAGCGATTCATCGATTAATTACTGTGTCGGAATGTGAAAAAGCTGAAGAAACCCTGCCGATTTTAAATCAGCTTGCGGGTGGTATACGTATTGAATCGCCGCTGACAGATTCAACGGCCATTACAAAGAGGTTATTTGACCAGGGATTACCTATGGAAGAAATAGCATTAATTCGACGGTTGAAGGTAAATACAATAGAAGATCACATTACAGAAATTGCAACAAATGATGATAACTTTCCGATCTTAAGATTTGTAGATCAGGCGGATATAGAAGCGGTTCAGCAAGAAATTAAAAAGAATGATGTGAAAAGGCTGCGGGTATTAAAAGAAAAGTTTCCCCATTTATCCTATTTTCAACTGCGTCTCATTTTAAGTACAACGAAAGGAGAGCTCGTGTAA
- a CDS encoding RecQ family ATP-dependent DNA helicase, protein MDLHHELKKRFGFDEFRPGQEDVIRSILKRNDTIAILPTGMGKSLCYQLPGQLQDGLVLIVSPLVSLMEDQVASIRKRGEKRVAAVNSFLSSEQRKYLFDEIHTIKFLFVSPEMISRPDMTNFLMRLPISILVVDEAHCISQWGFDFRPDYLRLGEFIRLAGNPPVLALTATADAKVEADIIHYLHMSNPNVIRQSLDRPNLTYTVQQLEMEADKTTWLKQRLATTKGPGIIYVSSRKRAEELTHILQQEGILIASYHAGKEAGDRNIIQQQFLTGELSWICATNAFGMGVHKDDIRQVIHDQMSASAAAYVQEAGRAGRDGKPSSAVLLYVTDDEQKVRFIVQRDLPDEPQVHHFVSMRASGESVESSAELAGISETSSRLIQYYLETLSVDDVLKTFTKLKYDKEEKLREMIAYVHAKTCLRAQLLSYFDEISQEQHDSCCSVCGTAQDSWLLSNESSGNRRRLLQWEERIRLLLC, encoded by the coding sequence ATGGATCTTCATCATGAACTAAAAAAGCGATTCGGATTCGATGAATTCCGTCCAGGTCAAGAAGACGTCATTCGCTCTATATTGAAACGGAACGACACAATTGCCATATTGCCAACAGGCATGGGGAAGTCGTTATGCTACCAGCTGCCTGGTCAACTGCAGGATGGACTGGTGCTCATCGTTTCCCCTCTCGTTTCCTTAATGGAAGATCAAGTGGCCAGTATTCGAAAAAGAGGGGAAAAACGCGTTGCAGCAGTGAATTCATTTCTATCATCGGAACAAAGAAAATACTTATTCGATGAAATCCATACGATTAAATTCTTATTTGTTTCGCCTGAAATGATCAGCCGTCCGGATATGACGAATTTTCTAATGAGATTACCGATTTCAATTCTGGTGGTGGACGAAGCACATTGTATTTCTCAGTGGGGATTCGACTTCCGTCCTGACTATTTGCGATTGGGAGAGTTCATCCGCTTAGCGGGAAATCCCCCGGTTCTCGCATTAACTGCTACTGCTGATGCAAAAGTAGAAGCAGATATTATTCACTACTTACATATGTCTAACCCGAATGTAATCCGTCAATCATTAGACCGGCCGAACTTAACGTACACAGTTCAACAACTGGAAATGGAAGCCGATAAAACAACTTGGCTGAAACAACGATTGGCGACAACTAAGGGTCCTGGGATTATTTATGTTTCTTCGAGAAAGCGTGCTGAAGAGCTGACACATATACTTCAACAAGAAGGGATCTTAATTGCTTCTTACCACGCCGGAAAAGAAGCGGGAGACCGGAATATTATTCAACAGCAGTTTTTGACAGGGGAGTTGTCCTGGATCTGTGCAACGAATGCTTTCGGTATGGGCGTACACAAAGATGATATCCGTCAGGTTATTCATGACCAAATGTCTGCTTCTGCAGCGGCGTATGTTCAGGAAGCGGGCCGTGCGGGTAGAGATGGTAAACCCTCAAGTGCTGTCTTGTTATATGTAACGGATGATGAGCAGAAAGTTCGCTTCATTGTACAACGGGACCTGCCAGATGAGCCGCAAGTCCATCACTTTGTCTCCATGAGGGCATCTGGTGAGTCAGTGGAATCATCGGCAGAGCTTGCTGGTATTTCTGAAACGAGCTCAAGATTGATTCAATATTACCTGGAAACACTTTCGGTTGATGATGTTCTTAAAACGTTCACAAAGTTAAAGTACGACAAAGAAGAGAAGTTAAGAGAAATGATTGCCTATGTCCACGCAAAAACCTGTTTACGTGCACAATTACTCTCTTATTTTGATGAAATTTCGCAGGAACAGCACGATTCATGCTGTTCCGTATGCGGTACAGCTCAGGATAGCTGGCTTTTAAGTAACGAGAGCAGCGGGAATCGGAGAAGACTTCTGCAATGGGAGGAGAGAATTCGACTATTGCTTTGTTAG
- a CDS encoding LysM peptidoglycan-binding domain-containing protein, with translation MTKSDYNSEFEDNRKEIDLDDDTKEDLPSRVKLRQNKNGTPKRKKKESRKGLTLINIILVLFTLIPIGIFVYVLSDLYNPKEDSNVKIDSSDVTYELGSSQSPNSSDDVTADSNGSKEDDDSKAEEDAEKDVPDSSATPEQKPVAKPKPDPKPEPKPDPKPDAKPESKPDPKPETKPDSKPEVKPAGKSHTVQPNETLYRISVNYYGSGSGVEKIKAANGLSSNSISVGQMLIIP, from the coding sequence ATGACAAAAAGTGACTATAACTCAGAATTCGAAGATAATAGAAAAGAGATTGATTTAGATGACGATACTAAAGAGGATCTTCCCTCTCGTGTAAAACTGCGTCAGAATAAAAATGGGACACCTAAGCGTAAAAAGAAAGAATCGCGCAAAGGACTAACTTTGATCAATATTATTCTAGTGCTCTTCACACTTATACCGATTGGAATATTTGTGTATGTGCTTTCGGATTTGTATAATCCTAAAGAGGATTCAAACGTTAAGATTGACTCGTCGGACGTGACATATGAACTTGGTTCAAGTCAGTCACCGAATTCTTCTGACGATGTGACCGCCGATTCCAATGGAAGTAAAGAAGATGATGATTCAAAAGCGGAAGAAGACGCTGAAAAAGATGTGCCTGATAGTTCTGCAACCCCGGAACAGAAGCCTGTTGCTAAACCGAAACCGGATCCGAAGCCAGAGCCTAAGCCAGATCCGAAACCGGATGCAAAACCAGAATCCAAACCGGATCCTAAGCCGGAAACAAAACCGGATTCAAAACCAGAAGTAAAGCCAGCCGGGAAATCACATACCGTTCAACCGAACGAAACACTTTACCGGATTTCTGTGAATTATTATGGGTCAGGCAGCGGAGTAGAAAAAATCAAAGCTGCTAACGGGTTATCATCAAATTCAATCAGTGTTGGACAGATGCTGATTATTCCTTAA
- a CDS encoding metallophosphoesterase translates to MKFFWISIRTLFICLSILLGSMFYSAHRISLKTHRMNVKSVPENDAELTVFFISDVHRRRIPKKLLNKVQSRAGSVDLVIIGGDVAERGVPSDRVKNNVLKLSSLGPVYYVWGNNDREIGESAIRDIIAAVGGVVLDNKSVRIPEHPDWIISGADDPSSGNTNLKEAVGFEQDYMYQLVAVHNPSLFNKILQLSKPELLVGGHTHGGQIRFGPFGMQPRGEFKEQREYSQLISNGFGTTLVPLRFGAPPETHLITIQYKKRSGES, encoded by the coding sequence ATGAAGTTTTTCTGGATTAGTATTCGTACGCTGTTCATTTGTCTAAGCATATTGTTGGGAAGTATGTTTTACAGTGCTCATCGTATTTCTTTAAAGACCCATCGCATGAACGTGAAGTCCGTGCCGGAGAACGATGCGGAACTTACTGTGTTTTTCATAAGTGATGTGCACCGGAGACGGATACCGAAAAAATTATTGAATAAAGTTCAATCCAGGGCAGGTTCAGTGGATCTCGTTATTATTGGCGGTGATGTCGCTGAGAGAGGTGTCCCTTCAGATCGAGTGAAAAATAATGTCTTAAAACTATCTTCCTTAGGTCCGGTTTACTATGTTTGGGGCAACAATGACCGTGAAATAGGAGAATCTGCAATTCGGGATATTATCGCTGCTGTTGGAGGGGTAGTACTTGACAATAAAAGTGTTCGTATTCCTGAACATCCTGATTGGATTATCAGTGGTGCCGATGATCCTTCAAGCGGAAATACAAACTTGAAAGAAGCTGTAGGTTTTGAACAAGACTATATGTATCAGCTTGTGGCGGTTCATAATCCATCGCTGTTCAATAAGATTCTGCAACTATCCAAACCTGAGCTTCTAGTAGGAGGTCATACGCATGGCGGCCAAATTCGTTTCGGGCCTTTCGGGATGCAGCCTAGAGGGGAATTTAAAGAGCAACGGGAGTATTCACAACTAATTAGCAACGGATTTGGAACCACATTAGTCCCATTACGATTTGGTGCTCCGCCAGAAACGCACTTAATTACAATTCAGTATAAAAAAAGGAGTGGAGAAAGCTGA
- a CDS encoding YpdA family putative bacillithiol disulfide reductase translates to MLKTDAIIIGAGPCGLSAAIHLQRIGLDVLLIEKGSIVNSIHRYPTHQTFFSSSMKLSIGNIPFITAKDKPQRNDALVYYRTVAELEQLTINSDETVLSVEKTNNVFHLRTDKAEYEAPYVVAATGYYDQPNRLEAVGADLPHVHHYFKEAHPYFQKNVVVIGGKNSAVDAALELERAGANVTVVYRGSSYSPSVKPWILPGFESLVNNGKIRMIFQASVDEITSESVRIRSGAGIDVIPSDAVFAMIGYHPDYNLLGSMGIQLEQDSGCPIFNEETMETSVEGLYIAGVIAAGNNANSIFIENGRHHGEAIAYSISEKMKAKC, encoded by the coding sequence ATGCTTAAAACGGATGCAATTATTATAGGGGCAGGACCTTGTGGGTTATCTGCTGCTATCCATTTACAACGGATAGGTCTCGATGTGCTGCTTATTGAAAAAGGGAGTATTGTTAACTCGATTCATCGCTATCCAACACATCAGACATTTTTTAGTTCAAGCATGAAATTATCGATTGGCAATATTCCATTTATCACCGCGAAAGATAAACCTCAACGCAATGATGCGTTAGTATACTATCGAACAGTTGCTGAGCTTGAACAATTGACGATTAACAGCGATGAGACAGTTCTATCGGTAGAAAAGACAAACAACGTGTTTCATCTTAGAACGGATAAGGCAGAATATGAAGCGCCATACGTTGTTGCAGCGACAGGTTATTATGATCAGCCGAACCGTCTTGAAGCAGTCGGTGCAGATTTACCGCACGTTCATCACTATTTCAAAGAGGCACATCCTTACTTCCAAAAAAATGTAGTAGTTATTGGCGGTAAAAACTCTGCCGTTGACGCTGCACTGGAACTTGAACGCGCCGGAGCTAACGTGACCGTCGTATATCGCGGATCCTCCTATTCACCAAGTGTGAAACCTTGGATTTTACCGGGATTTGAAAGCTTGGTGAACAACGGCAAAATCAGAATGATCTTCCAAGCGTCGGTTGATGAAATTACAAGTGAAAGTGTCCGTATTCGTTCAGGAGCAGGGATAGATGTAATCCCGTCTGATGCCGTATTTGCTATGATTGGTTATCATCCGGACTATAACCTTTTGGGGAGTATGGGGATCCAGTTGGAACAGGATAGCGGGTGTCCGATATTTAACGAAGAAACGATGGAAACTTCAGTTGAAGGTCTGTATATTGCAGGTGTAATTGCTGCCGGTAATAACGCTAATTCAATTTTTATTGAGAATGGCCGCCATCACGGTGAAGCAATCGCATATTCAATATCCGAAAAAATGAAAGCAAAGTGTTAA
- the prsW gene encoding glutamic-type intramembrane protease PrsW has product MIILFTVAIAPSLALFSYLYLRKEISREPSRTLFQAFVYGAVMTFPILFIQHVFEQEQVFSNEFLQNTVFTGALEEFFKWLILLVFVYKNFEFDDTYDGILFGASVSLGFATVENILFLFTFGLDTAFIRALLPVSSHALFGVVMGYYFGKSKFAVSTSKKWNLAIALIFPFLLHVTYNAILEIHDLWVYLMIPFMLFLWWFGLTRVKYAHVFAMRQFQKRSR; this is encoded by the coding sequence TTGATAATTTTGTTTACAGTTGCAATCGCTCCGTCACTGGCATTATTCAGTTATCTTTATTTGAGAAAAGAAATCTCAAGGGAACCTTCGCGCACTCTTTTTCAAGCGTTTGTTTACGGAGCGGTCATGACGTTTCCAATCTTGTTCATTCAACATGTTTTTGAACAGGAGCAAGTCTTCTCGAATGAATTTTTACAGAATACGGTGTTTACGGGTGCTTTAGAAGAATTTTTCAAATGGCTGATTTTATTAGTCTTTGTATATAAAAACTTTGAGTTTGACGATACCTACGATGGAATTCTTTTTGGGGCGAGTGTATCTCTGGGATTCGCGACAGTTGAAAATATCTTGTTTTTGTTCACTTTTGGTTTAGATACAGCTTTTATTCGTGCGTTATTACCGGTTTCCAGCCATGCGTTGTTTGGAGTCGTAATGGGGTATTATTTTGGGAAATCTAAATTTGCAGTTTCAACAAGTAAAAAGTGGAATTTAGCCATTGCACTTATTTTCCCTTTTCTATTACATGTTACGTACAATGCAATCTTGGAAATCCATGATTTATGGGTATATCTAATGATTCCATTCATGCTTTTTTTATGGTGGTTTGGGCTAACCAGAGTGAAGTATGCACACGTTTTTGCCATGAGACAATTTCAAAAGAGATCAAGATGA
- the sleB gene encoding spore cortex-lytic enzyme has product MNKTIRTLLIGFFLFAGIQLSLSTDSQAFTDRELAKGTKGDDVIELQARLQYIGFFKGEIDGNFGYQTYWALREFQEKYGMPIDGIAGSKTKKKLTSVSSYDKKFVMDNINNGKEFTHYGGKPLSSQVKGGTAAKKPSTQVPSKYSGDDLKLLANAVYGESRGEPYEGQVAVAAVILNRIEHPDFPNTVGGVIFQPGAFTAVSDGQIWLEPNERAKEAVIDAMNGWDPSENAIYYFNPVTATSKWIWSRPQIKKIGMHVFCN; this is encoded by the coding sequence ATGAACAAAACAATACGCACCTTGTTAATTGGCTTTTTCTTATTTGCAGGAATTCAATTATCACTATCAACTGATTCTCAGGCTTTTACAGACCGGGAACTTGCAAAAGGGACGAAAGGAGATGATGTTATTGAACTTCAAGCAAGACTTCAATATATCGGATTCTTTAAAGGGGAAATAGATGGAAACTTTGGATATCAAACGTATTGGGCATTGAGGGAATTCCAAGAGAAGTATGGAATGCCAATTGACGGAATCGCGGGATCTAAAACGAAAAAGAAGTTAACTTCGGTATCTTCATATGATAAAAAGTTTGTCATGGACAACATAAATAACGGCAAAGAATTTACCCACTATGGAGGAAAACCTTTGTCGTCTCAAGTTAAAGGCGGAACAGCTGCTAAAAAACCGAGCACACAAGTTCCTTCAAAATATAGCGGGGACGATTTGAAATTGCTGGCGAATGCTGTATATGGAGAGTCCCGCGGAGAACCTTATGAAGGCCAAGTTGCAGTTGCCGCGGTTATTTTAAATCGTATCGAACATCCTGATTTCCCGAATACAGTTGGAGGTGTGATTTTCCAGCCGGGAGCTTTTACAGCGGTTTCAGATGGACAAATTTGGCTGGAACCAAATGAAAGAGCAAAAGAAGCAGTAATTGACGCTATGAATGGCTGGGATCCTTCTGAAAACGCAATTTATTACTTTAATCCTGTGACAGCAACGAGTAAATGGATTTGGTCGCGTCCTCAAATCAAGAAAATAGGGATGCATGTTTTTTGTAACTAA
- a CDS encoding PepSY1/2 domain-containing protein, whose amino-acid sequence MKKIIFLAVFAIVSLSVYSYSIAGQNKDLQNALSVQYAKNISDASSKLRDLDVAVKKTLLFNEGEGDLEAREDIWRLSSDIQQSVASLPLDQRFSTTWMNYLGRLGKFSKEGDERTDPKEFHKVMDRASENIESLSDQWSIATADMASGNLSMAEWQDRLDGEKATFDWKGLSASIQQYTESDFPLTASESDALKKKELKHIKDPEVTKEEALNKFKKLFPDVSKQVIDTTDSKPGAAYPFYHIRFADQDSIGYIDVTQKGGHILSFLTERPAGPGTMELESVRARVETFLKDSGYTDVVYEEVRENDTAFHFVYTRVEKMHQAKVLSDTIQVKAAKEDGRILGLNAAEYIRKEQLKDQPMIKIDWKTFFHQNVKVNKQDLVYVENEHGIQRLAYALTVTLEENGQVGTYVVLVDTETKDVIRTEKQA is encoded by the coding sequence ATGAAAAAAATAATATTTCTCGCTGTATTCGCGATTGTTTCGTTATCAGTGTATTCCTATTCAATAGCTGGTCAAAATAAGGATCTGCAAAATGCGTTGTCCGTTCAATATGCCAAAAACATATCCGATGCCTCTTCTAAATTGCGTGACCTTGACGTGGCCGTTAAGAAAACGCTGCTATTCAATGAAGGAGAGGGTGATCTTGAGGCTCGTGAGGATATTTGGAGATTATCTTCTGATATTCAACAATCAGTCGCTTCACTGCCTCTGGATCAACGATTTTCGACAACATGGATGAACTACTTAGGGCGATTAGGAAAGTTTTCGAAAGAAGGGGATGAACGCACGGATCCTAAAGAGTTTCACAAAGTAATGGATCGCGCATCTGAAAATATCGAAAGCCTATCTGACCAGTGGTCGATCGCAACTGCAGATATGGCAAGTGGTAATCTTTCAATGGCAGAATGGCAAGACCGGCTGGATGGGGAGAAAGCGACTTTTGACTGGAAAGGATTAAGTGCCTCCATTCAGCAATATACAGAAAGTGATTTTCCGCTTACTGCCAGTGAATCAGATGCATTGAAGAAAAAGGAATTGAAACATATTAAAGATCCAGAGGTCACAAAAGAGGAAGCGCTCAACAAGTTCAAAAAACTATTTCCGGATGTATCTAAACAAGTCATTGACACAACAGACAGTAAGCCTGGTGCGGCCTATCCGTTTTACCATATTCGATTTGCTGACCAAGACTCAATAGGATATATCGATGTTACACAAAAAGGCGGTCATATTCTATCCTTCCTGACAGAGCGTCCTGCTGGCCCGGGTACAATGGAATTGGAAAGTGTTCGAGCTCGTGTCGAAACGTTTCTAAAAGATTCAGGATATACAGATGTGGTGTATGAAGAAGTTCGAGAAAATGATACAGCGTTCCATTTTGTTTATACACGAGTGGAAAAGATGCATCAGGCAAAAGTGTTGTCAGATACGATTCAGGTCAAAGCAGCTAAAGAAGACGGCCGCATTCTGGGTCTCAACGCAGCAGAGTATATCCGGAAAGAGCAGCTTAAAGATCAGCCGATGATAAAAATCGATTGGAAGACCTTTTTCCATCAGAACGTAAAAGTAAATAAGCAAGACCTGGTTTACGTTGAAAACGAACACGGAATCCAACGGCTCGCATATGCGTTAACAGTCACTTTGGAAGAAAACGGGCAAGTCGGCACCTACGTCGTTTTGGTGGATACAGAAACTAAAGATGTCATCAGAACCGAAAAGCAAGCGTAA
- a CDS encoding flagellar brake protein: MKLALGTSITIDKDYTEEGEKFKSRVVDIGKDCVMIDYPTHLETGRTAFFIDGTQLLVSFVDELKMAYVFKTEVMGRLNRGIPMLQLTYPGDTELIKIQRREFVRVDSPLDVAVDKDGNIHQLVAEDISAGGMAVNLAKSNFEEDDIVKLTIVLPYANNSIKYVRVNARIVRIWEKDGRRIASMQFDQIDQESRQQVIRLCFERQLKKRNE; encoded by the coding sequence ATGAAGCTTGCACTAGGGACTTCAATCACAATAGACAAGGATTACACAGAAGAGGGCGAAAAATTTAAAAGTCGTGTCGTAGATATCGGGAAAGATTGTGTAATGATCGATTATCCCACTCATCTTGAAACAGGAAGAACAGCCTTTTTCATCGACGGCACACAGCTTCTGGTCTCTTTTGTTGACGAATTAAAAATGGCTTACGTCTTTAAGACAGAAGTAATGGGAAGATTGAACCGAGGAATTCCGATGCTTCAGCTCACGTATCCCGGAGATACGGAATTAATTAAAATCCAGCGCAGAGAATTTGTACGTGTAGATTCCCCTTTGGATGTAGCAGTCGATAAAGACGGCAACATTCATCAACTTGTTGCTGAGGATATTAGTGCAGGCGGTATGGCGGTCAATTTGGCGAAATCGAATTTTGAAGAAGATGATATCGTGAAGTTGACAATCGTCCTTCCGTACGCAAATAACTCGATTAAATACGTGCGTGTGAACGCGAGAATTGTTCGGATTTGGGAGAAAGATGGCCGTCGCATCGCATCGATGCAGTTTGACCAGATTGATCAAGAATCTCGTCAGCAAGTCATCCGCCTGTGTTTTGAACGACAATTGAAAAAACGGAACGAATAG
- the cmk gene encoding (d)CMP kinase: MDKGIQIAIDGPAAAGKSTIAKITATKLGYTYIDTGAMYRALTYKALEEHIDVYDDEALTHLLERIDIELTPTEEGQIVRVDGEDITEAIRSQEVTSNVSATAAQPHVRELMVEKQRLLANSKGVVMDGRDIGTAVLPNAELKIFMTASVEERAERRFAENTKRGINRSMAQLCKDIADRDKADTERIASPLKQASDAIFIDTTSMSIEQVADEIIQHAEERKRP, from the coding sequence ATGGATAAAGGTATACAAATCGCAATAGATGGACCTGCTGCTGCAGGTAAAAGTACAATTGCAAAAATAACAGCAACAAAGTTGGGCTATACATACATCGATACGGGTGCAATGTACCGTGCTCTGACATATAAAGCATTGGAAGAGCATATAGATGTATATGACGATGAAGCTCTCACTCATTTATTAGAGCGGATCGACATTGAACTAACACCTACTGAAGAAGGACAAATTGTGCGGGTGGACGGAGAGGATATTACAGAAGCCATTCGTTCACAGGAAGTGACATCAAATGTTTCTGCGACGGCCGCGCAGCCGCATGTCAGAGAGCTGATGGTGGAAAAACAACGCCTTCTGGCTAATTCTAAAGGTGTTGTAATGGACGGAAGAGATATCGGTACGGCAGTATTGCCGAACGCTGAACTGAAAATCTTCATGACTGCATCCGTTGAAGAACGTGCGGAAAGACGTTTTGCCGAGAATACAAAAAGAGGCATCAATCGTTCAATGGCTCAACTCTGCAAAGATATTGCGGATCGGGACAAAGCGGATACAGAGCGTATTGCCTCTCCATTGAAACAAGCAAGTGATGCCATTTTTATCGATACAACATCTATGAGCATTGAACAAGTTGCAGATGAAATTATTCAGCATGCGGAAGAGAGGAAACGGCCATGA
- a CDS encoding lysophospholipid acyltransferase family protein gives MNLYPLGKALCTAVLKPFYRIKVIGQENFPKEQGVLLCTNHIDNLDPPVVGLTAPRPVHFMAKEELFQLPVLKAVLPNVNAFPVKRGLSDRQAIRKALELLRSGQVVGMFPEGTRSKTGELGKGLTGAGFFALKGDALVMPCAIIGPYRPFKQLKVVYGEPIDMTPMRERKASAEEATEAIMDAIQMLIEKNS, from the coding sequence ATGAATCTATACCCTCTTGGAAAAGCATTATGTACTGCGGTATTAAAGCCGTTTTATCGGATTAAGGTGATCGGACAAGAGAATTTCCCTAAAGAGCAAGGTGTTCTTTTGTGTACAAACCATATCGATAATTTAGATCCGCCTGTTGTTGGCTTGACCGCACCGCGTCCTGTACATTTCATGGCGAAAGAAGAGCTCTTTCAGCTGCCTGTCTTGAAGGCAGTTCTGCCTAATGTGAATGCATTTCCGGTAAAACGCGGACTCAGTGACCGGCAGGCCATTCGCAAAGCACTCGAATTACTCCGCTCCGGACAAGTAGTTGGAATGTTTCCTGAAGGAACGAGGAGTAAAACTGGTGAATTAGGGAAAGGATTAACAGGAGCAGGTTTTTTTGCACTTAAAGGAGATGCCTTAGTCATGCCATGTGCGATTATCGGTCCTTATCGTCCATTCAAACAGCTGAAAGTGGTCTACGGGGAACCGATTGACATGACACCTATGCGTGAACGCAAAGCTTCTGCGGAAGAAGCGACAGAAGCGATTATGGACGCTATCCAAATGCTCATAGAAAAAAATTCCTAA